The following DNA comes from Hylaeus volcanicus isolate JK05 unplaced genomic scaffold, UHH_iyHylVolc1.0_haploid 12197, whole genome shotgun sequence.
ttttcgatACATCGAATGGAAACATACCGTACTCAGTTGTTTGTTTAGTCTTTTGTTTATTGGGCTTCATCGaggttattttaaaatgttttaaaactcagtatgaaattttttattttcaaagagaaaaaatagaTTCAGAGTCAACGACTATGGCCAAAAACCCAAAAAGTGGTTTTTCTCCTTTCAcgttctttaattttgttaaaaccGTGCTAACAGTCGCAACTTGTGCCTGGGATCATATCTTAATGCTTGCAATCATGACTTGCAATGTAGGAATTTTCGTATCTATTCTTGCAGGCATTGGTTTTGgtcatttttttcttggtCAATATCTTTATGTGTACAATGATGGTTGTGGCTCTTCACAAACTCCTGTTATGCACTGCAACCAGTGCAAATTGTCACCTTCTTTATCTCGTACATGTCATTGTTGATTCTTTTAATACTGAATCCAATCATTGATAATGCATAGTTGTGttaccatttttttatatactaatGTGTAacacttgttttttttattttgaaaaaatattgtaaactaAGAAAACGAAGTAATTATGATTTTATTCTGGTGTATAACttcttatttaatagaaacaacTTAAACGttgagtgaaaaaaaaaattgtatcattcAATTAGGCTACTATAGAACTTGATGCTAACTTGGCATAGAAAATCATTTAACactatgtttcttttacacgGGCTGTAGTAGATTCTGTTCCTAAGCCTCCTCTTTCGGCAAGCTCTAAACGGCACGTCACTTCTTcctatcaaaaaaaaaaaattacgccagttgtaaaagtaaaaacgGCAATCAAAACTGGttgattgtaattatttatttgtgtacGTCGGTCGCTATCCAAATATTCCTTTGTAccacaaaattttatttgcactTACATCAAGCCATTTTTCAGAACCTTCCTTCACAAGAACATCACAGTTAGATATACGATATATAATAAAAGGTTTTTCTTGATGAATTAAATCTAAAATCATCATTGTCGGTGGATCGctaaaatgtaaagaaaaaaaataaacaaaaataaatttttgacgATATACTAATTTATTGTTACCATTGTACTAAAATTCCAGTGATTACGCGCACCATGCGGACAATATAACAAACGACTTGTAGAAAAACCTAGATGAAAACGTAGCTGCACCTAGTCCGTTTTTTACTGCTGTGTTCAAgcattataaatgtattatattattttacatcttAACAAAACCACTGTTATCGTAAAACAGTTTATtcttgtacaaaaaataaataaaacaaattattttttcattttatttttttttgtcgacAATAAATGACTTAATATAGgaactgaaaaattaaaaaaaagaaattgactttctttcttttcctttctatACACGTTAAGTAAGAGCGGATCGAAGCTTATGGAtctactaaaaattaaaaggtaCTTTTTCACAAATGATTCTATTTTCTGAATgtcatgaaaatttttgtaataattttttgatgagAATTCACAACAACTAGAATCAATCAAGTTTAAAAAGATTGTGAAAATTATGTCATGACAGTTAAAGTGAAGAGAATATTTTCgctagaaataaattgaaaatttattttaatagtatggaattgaatttatatttaacaaaataacaaaaattcttatgAAAACAAATAGTTTTCAGTGTTAATGGGTCTCGAGATATTGACAGCAATCCAATCTTGCTATCACTGCCTCCTATTAACTCTACAGCAGTGTCATacttttgtcttttttttgtcttttacaATAAAACCAAAAAGTTAATTATGACAAGAATGCAGTAACATTTTAAGCATACTGTGCCAAAAGTCGTTATTAAACTTCACTTTGGcatttaacaaaaacaaatagatttttttatttccgagTGTGTTGTAGATTCCGCTAATTCGATATCTACCGCTATAACgccattttatttgtttgaataaatttattgtgtGTAAATCAAGTACCTAAAGAAGTATTTTGACGTTCTTGTTCTTCAACTTGAGGTAACTCAGTAGCCTGAATAGTCAATCGATATAGGAAGTAAGAATTGacgagaatattaaaaatacagacTATAAGCAGACTATTTACcattttcataaacaaatcCTCCACTTGATTTCCTAGTTTTGCACTGGTCTCCATGAATAAAACGTTGTACTTGGAAGAacaaacagttttttttttaaatctagtacacaatttttaatagtgtTACTTGATTGGCTTGACTCAGTCCATCTTCTTTAGAAACTTGTCTACTTTTGTCTTCATCACACTTGTTACCCACTAACGCTATCACAACGTCAGTACCCcgttctaaaataaaaatatacggtACTATCCtaaagaatttaatacaaaaaattttaccTGCTCGTATACTATCAATCCATGAAGAAGTGCTTAAAAAAGATGCTGTATTCGTTATATCATAAACAACAACAGCGGCGGCACTATCCCTTATATACGATGGTATAAGACTTCGAAAGCGTTCCTGGCCAGCAGTATCCCATAGTTGTAATCGAACGGTTCTGTTATCTAAGTGTATAGTTTTACTTAAGAAATCAATTCCAATAGTAGCCTTGTAAAACaagaaacataaaagaattaaaataagcgacatataatgtttttttttttaacaggtACTTTGTCTCTctaattttaaactttttggCTCACTTGATAATGCGGATCAAAACAATCATACATAAAACGAGTAATGATCGAGGTCTTACCAACTCCTTGctataacaaaagaaaaaaatcacatGGAAACTCGTttcaagtttatttaatttctattagttataatagaaaataaagaaatgaacaaGGGCTTACGTCGCCAAGGAAAActagtttatatttataaagtggattttctaaaaagaaaaaatcatatcacatttgttttttaatatttcgagtACCATTCAAAGCATCACCCATAATTGACAAAAATTagactatataaaaaaataaccaaaaaaaaattaatatgctTGATAAAACTTATGATGTTTatctttaatatataaaaattatcaaGAATTTgagaaaacttttaaataaagatgcatcaacatttttattaattcaattagtCGAAAAGGTTCAATAGAACAAACCATCAGACGTTTTATTGCTTGATCTCTATATTACTTCTTTATCTAAACATATCTAAAAGTAAACTTTAACTTATTATGTTAGCATGGAATACGCTGCAAAACGAACACAAGCGTTTATTACGTTTCATGGTCATTAACTACTAAAGAAATTGAGTTGAATTGAAGAACACATAACGCTACATATTACAATCAAATAACATTTTGTGTAATActctataataaattataaacagaTCGTAACCGTTTTAGTtattaaagacactttttaaaataccaaTGCAAGAAAAAGAGACTCTTTTAAATGTTCACTTTTTGATTGATCTGCCATTTAGAGGTCACTAAAAAGCTACGAATTCCTTTTTTAGCAGCTTGCCACGCTTCTTAATAGCATCAAGACAGGGTGGTATTCCTGTCAACCAATTAAGGAGattaacgtattttttaaaagcgtTTTCAATAAAGTGCTTATATATGTACCAGTGAACACTTTTTAGCCGTGGATATTTTAGAATGTGTCACTTTTTCATGTGTTAATTTTTTGAGATGCAGAATTTCCATTTCGTGAGAAGAATATTCGTGAATGTTGGcaatgattttaaaatgaaattaactaCTTGAACAAATTCTCACCAGCACTAAGACATGTGCCCATTTAAATCAATTCACCTAGTACACCTCACAGCgttagattaaaataaattttgcagaatatttttgtttcacttttaaaCAGATATTTGTTCTGATGCGGAGTGACAAGATGTTATTTTTGCACTTAAGGGGCTTCCACGCAGTCGGTTATCTCTTCACTCATATAATTACGGAGAAATCGAACACCATCCACAGTAACAGTTTCATACGGTGtgaatggtttttttttaacacttaaTTTTGTGTgttgtttttttggaaaaagaagcattttctttgattttttttctattccatACAAAAGGCTTGACTCctttagtaattttttctgctgtatgtaaaaaaatgaatagcTATAAAAAGACACTAAAATGCTTACACTTCTGTGATGACGACAGGGTGACTTGATAGACAACAAATGTTGAGATGCTTTCCAATGCGGTAGTCtaaaattcttcgttaaaaattgtgGATCTCTTTGGAAATGCCAAGCCTCTTTAGATTTATCAGTTTTCACTTTCTCCGGGTGTTTCAATTGCCCAGCTTCGCTTTGTGCtattcgcaaaaaaaaaatttccaaagtttTTTTTGGTGTCTTCTATGAAATCAGCTTACATAAACAAGGAGGTACTGAAGGCGCGGTGAATTTCTTCCAATGTTGACGCCTGACATCATTTCgacttttcttttgtattcgGAAAATCGACAATGTTAAGcaagatttagaaaattttagaTTCATCGAAGACAGTATCTGCAAATTACATAACATATACTACGACATTGGGTTATATTACGGGAATTGGGACAAGAGTCACTCTAAAacgtttttgaaatttggttaAATCCATGCGTCGaggaagtttgaaaattttttttttctaaaaacgCAATAACATGCCACCCCCACCATAAGTAGATAACACAACGTTGTTATTGAATTCCTTCTAAAAGGTGTTAAAAACATAGTAAGTGATAATACCTTTTTTGTGACTTGATGTTTTGACGGTTTTTGGATTTCGTGGCGAGTCTTTggtttaaaagaattttgtttagggAAAGATGAAGAAACTACATTTGAAGCAAGTGTCATTAATGCATGGAACAAAATCTGAATTGACAAGGAGATTTGAATTAAGTGCTTGAACAGTACATTATCCAAGCTCAACACAGTACCTGAATGTCACAAGATGATACAAGGAGAGGTTGAGCAACATGAAGAAGGTTGGAGAGTAACTGGGCACTTGTCATAGTTTCTCTGGGGCTTGAAGAATATGCTTTTTGGTAccattgttcaaataaaatatataatggaAGACATTTATTCAAGTAAGAGCAACATCTTTCTTCACTTAATTCATTTGAAGAAATCAGAACATGTTCATCGTTTCTTAGAGTTGGTGTGTTGAGTGAGGCTTGAGCACAACCGATGATGGGCCGTAAGCCCTCCTTTACATTGTAAAGAGGTGCTGCATTTTTCTTTACCAGATATGAAATACAAGCATTCGACGTTTTGTCATGCCTACATGAAAACGATTTTCAATGTGGGTCACAAGAGTTTCGCTTTCAGCCAATCTAGGAAAACACACTGCGAATGAATTCCAAGTGCGGGTAATATAAGACGGGAAATGTTTGCAACTCGGACTGTGGCATTTGTTGCTTGGTGTTATCTAAAAAccatatattaaaaattgcgaaatttcGGCCTATAGTAGTTTATTACAAAAGAACAGGTAGGTATGAAGGGTGTATCTGGTAGTGTTTGAACGGTTTTTGTCTCAATATCAAAATTCCGACTAGAGTCATTATTTTGCTTCTGAAATTTTGAACACCTAATTGACAATACAACCTAGTACACTGATCACTCTTATAATGCGACATCCGTTCACCTATTGATTTGATGGTTTGATATTTGTGTTGAAGCTGTAGAGAAACCAAGTAAAGACGCATAGACTTTTTCATCTTTAGCATGTTCTTCGGCACTATCACTTTTTTTGCGTTTAAAACGAATTACTTGACGCTGAATACATTTAGGTTTTAGAGATGGCGTTTGCGGTGTCTTGCAAATTGTATGATGAATCAACTGATTTGGAGAAACAACACAACGTACCTTGATTTCTTTATCCTCGTTAGGTAGGTTGCCTTGCTGTGTGATTGCTTCCACATCACGcgtattccttttttttagcAAAGAGGGCTCATTTGACGAAACTAGCATAAACAGAAGAAAATTGGTGTACGgtaaattttttgtaattgagcaaatttaacgaaaaactACCATTGTCAATTTCCCCGATTACTTGTGCGCAACATAGCATGACTTGCTCATAAGCAGCAAGCGCATCGCTCTCTTTTTCATCCTTCTAAAAAAGACAAGAAAACACATCATGCACAGATATGGGGTAACAATGCTTTACTTGAGGTGGTAGACAAAAGCAAGAGTCATCAGAGGTTGGTGAAATTCGTACCATTGGGGGGGAAACGCAAAGTGAAGCTTTCTTGTCATGTAGATTCGTTTTACTGTGTAAACTCTGTTTTCCAACATGTTTCAAAGCGACTTCCTCCTCTGATTGTCTAGTAACCATATTAGAAGCattcataaacaaaatttcttttggctCATCTACTGATTCTAAATCAATAGTGCTTGTTAAGGAATGAAGGTTTTGTAGCATTTCATCGAAATCAGTATTTACATCGTTGACCTTcaggaaataaaaaacattctaACAAAGAGCGTTTGTTCAACTGGCAAATAAACTTACTGGAAGCATTGTATCTAAACACGCTTGTTTTTTAAGTTTTGTATGAACTGAAAAACAAGCCTCTACCTTCTGACAAATGCTTTGACATGTCTGACGCCAttgaaactgtttttttttttctagagcGACAGTGTAGTTAAATTTCTTAACCAAGCGATCCACTAGTACAAAATCTTGTAGCAGAGAGTGCTGCATTAAACACATTAGTatcttgaaaataaacatgGAAGGCTACCTCCTTTTTTTTAAGCTTTTCTATTTGATGATTCAAATCGTCAATTTGCCTTTGATAGCATTCCACAAGCGTCGCGTGAGGATTTTGGTTCACTGTTGCACTATTCTAGAACAATAGTAATAATACGTGACATAAGCCttacacaataaaaaaaaatttaaatgtacctGAATATTTCGAGCACGAGCTGCATATTTGATAGTACTCAAAGTTTCCGAAGCATGTTGATGAGATGCATCAATACAGGCAATCATAACAGTACGACTATTTCCACCTAATGaatcctgaaaaaaaaaacccacaAATATGAGTGGgacatttccttttttcaaaatatacgtgaaaagaaaattttcgacAATAtcaaaaaagtattgacctGAAGGAGACGCGTCAGTTTGGAGTCTCGATATGGCACATGATGAACAAGCGGTTGACTTTGGTATGCTTCCGAAgataaaacattaataacattaGATAAAGCTAAAAGCCCTGTATTAATATGAATTCCTTCTTTTAAACGTGATCCTTCTGATTTCGTCTTTTTCAAACGCTCGCTTCCAGCTAAatcaacaaaatgaaatttggaCGTTGTGATCAAGCTTCCAGAGCCTCTTGACATAGAAAGTGTCAATATGGCGTGAGATCGTGAACTCGTTGGATTCACTGAGTTGGATGCTAAACGCAAGGATTCCGAAAATACATCACCATAAAACTATGTGTTCACACCCGTACCAGTCATACGCAAACCAACCCCTTGcgtaacataatttaaaagcTGCTCTGTACTGTTTACATTAACACGAGTAATTCCAAGTATACAAATGGCTTTTGACACGGGATCTTCCGTTACACGTATCGATTTTCTTATAGAGAAAAGCcgttgttttattattcacgTAAAAAGGTTCACCCGTACAATGGTAGATTTTTCGTTCCAGAAGGTGCACTAGTTTCGTCTAACAAATCTCGGATTTCTAAAAAAACGCATTGAGACACTTTACTCCCCTTTCTTACACGACTAACCTTCATTATAAACttcaacaaatgttaaattgaaatcgaCCGGGATGCCTTCATTCTTCATTGTATctatcatttgaaaaatctacGAAACGACAAGATGAAAACCAATCACATTAGAACCAGAACAGTACTTCCTGAGACGCTCGAGGTAAAATTCCACACACTGCGTCCGTTGTTCGGAGAGTGGGAGAAATTCCCATTGTAAATGTCTTACCTGAGCCCGTTTGACCGTACGCCAAAAGACAACAATTATAGCCTAAATAAAtcattcgttttttttttaatttttcattttagtaaCAAGCGTACCATTAAAAAAAGCTTCTAATAATGGATGACAAGATACATTATAAACTTGTAGCTGTGAGGCGTCGGGACCCAAGACGacatcaaaattatatttttgttgttgagaGGGAATAGTCACACTCTTGTCTTCCTCTACAAACATCGAAGAGAAAATTGACAGAGTTTTTGATGCAAAAAGGAAGTTACCACTCCATTCCACCGCATATTCATGAACTACTTGATCACGACAGCCATTACTGTGGTTTCTTATGCGTACAACAACTCCACAATTCCGTTTCTCACATGTGATTCCCATCCTTCTCCTACAAAATGTTCATTCTGTTACATTTCAgaatctttttttcaaaagggCATTGCATTATAAAATGTCTTTTATAACTTGATTAGTACCATGTTCTCTGCTGTTATCTGTGCCACAGTTTCCCGTTGAGTCGCTCTTTTGGAATAACAACAAAAACGCTTTATTTCTTATGTCAAAAAAAATGTACCATGGgctgcttttctttttttgtaatatttgttgaaaGCACTAGTCAGTGTTACTGCTTCACTTGGTTTATTGAGTCTTCtttaaaaactaaatttcttcaaaacatGTCTATCAACATTTGAACAAAGTTTACTTGTGTTGTCATACATTGATGCTATGAACCAATAAACACAtaacattaagaaaatttaatattggtCTTTTTACACGACTTGAGTAACAAGGTATACAAAGATCACGCAACAAATTGGATcacgtttatattttgttcgtaGAACTGATAAGAACCTtagtgttttaatttttgactAGGTCAAAGTTTTGATATTCagatttaatacattatttgtttctatGATCATTATCTTGAGTTCGGGTTTCGTGAAAAACCGTGATACTTGGACCGACTTGAAGAGGATTCTATAAcgattttaaatgttacaacACGCTTGTATTGTTTGGCGTACCTCGACCatgataattctttttataagtAGCTTTTTTAGAGTGAGAGTAAAATGTTGAATCACGTTTAGAGGAATACACATTACGCCCAGTATAAGTCACCGGATGTCGGTTCGAATAATGTGAATCCTGATTGGAGTATCGTGATTCTTGACTTGAAGAAAGATTAGTGGCTTTAAATGGCTGGGATAGAAAAGGTGATTCAGTACGCCCATGGGCAGTATACGTTGGACGTAATTGCTTTGTTTGCACAAGTCTTTCCCTTGGCAAATCtaaaaaacatcaaaaacaaatgtttttcagTACCgcattattaaaaagtataccATTCATTGAACGTAAATGTTGACCAGAGTCTTTATGACAAGCTggtgaattattatttcgtatcATAACTTTTTGACGACCCCATTCATTGGAATCCTGTTCTGCACGCGAACGTCGTAATGTTTCACGGTGTCGTGAACGGCGCGCAACAAGAGGGTTTTCCTGAGACGTTTGTGAATGATGCTCAGATGTTTGAGGTGCAGAATACATATCACCAGATTTCTCGTTAGATCTGGTAAGAGAAGAAGCACGATTTGAAAACATGGGAGAAATATGCGTGGAAGAaactttgttaataaaataattctgttcTTTGGTTTCCATTAAGCCACCCTCTTTACCTACAAAACTCAAGTTACTGATCAATGCAATAATGCCTTCTGTTTTTCGTACAATCAATAGAAGATCGTCTTAAGGTCGACGAAGACACATTTTTCACTGGAGCCtgtttattgattttttttgtaggaTGATTGTTGTACATGTTATAATCATGATATGGTTGATGCGTTGATGGTAGCTCATTTTTGTTTGACATATTAAaataacctttttttttaaagtgggTGTTATTGGTATAATCTCGATCATGAGCACCACCGCCTAGAGAACAAATTgtccaaacaaaaaaaaaatatcgtcttttttaaactttcctGGATCTGAAGATATTGAATGAGATAGTGCATGGCGCGGTTCGTCTGCGTTAGCCCCTACGAGAGTTTGACCAGTTTTCTTAGTAGAAGTATCGGAATGATGTAAGTCCGCTCCATGAAAAGGAAAAGTGTCGTTTTGAAAAGTCTCATTCTGTTTTTTGATCAAATGCGATGACATGTTTTTGTcctttatcaaaaaattttcatatacaaCGGATGGAGAATACCCGTACGATTCTTCATATCCATACGGCGGTTGATCCAAACTTTCATAAAGAAGTACATCTTCATGCGGTGGTTTTAATGTATTGTTATAAGTTTCTCGACAGCCATGTTGCGATATCGGAACATTACATGGATACGAtgcatttgaataaaacatgGAAAAATCTTGACAGCCATGAATATCTAACATGGATGGATTAGCATGCATCCATGAAGAACGCATCATCGAATTATTCCCATTCGGAACGTCGGGTGCATAACCCATTGATGGAATATCCATGGTTGTGTCATTGGATAAATAACGCTCCCCTGAGTCCCAGGGCACTGTTTGGGGTATTACCCAACGTGATTGTTGTTCATGCATCATAGACACCATGACATCTTGGGAAGGGTAGGAAAAATTGTTAGGTACATACGCACTTCCGTTTGTTCCATCTCCTATCATTGACATGGAACAATCCAGTAAAGGTGGGggtggaggtggaggaggTTGACAAGAGGAAGTACATGATTCCTCGGTTAACGTACTACATCCTGCGCGTCGATTTCTTACTTTATTAGACGGTTTCATAAGAGGGTTTTTAGCTAAACCCCCATCACTGCGAAATCTACAAAGCAAAAAAAACTAATGCCTTTTTTGTGTCTTAGAATTCTTCTCATGACCTTGgatcaaattttaatgtagGTTTACTAACAACAACAACTTCCCCGTCATGcgtttctgaaaaaaaaaaaatgtttttctttcttttgtatgCTTTTCCTACTCatctcaaatttaaataactcaTTCACATGGGATAACgtatgaattgaaaatttccataaacCAGGAGgaacaaaaagtaaattacaTTCTTTGCCATCTTCCACTGCGTCACTCGACTCATCCTTCGATAATGTATCTGCTTGATTACTAACGTCTTGTGAAGCAGGTGAGAGTCTAATAGATTGATCATTCACAAaaaccatttctttttttattaaaggaacaaataaattaaaggaaacgCTACCtccaagaataaaattgacattGATGTAAATACTTAGGAAAACAATCCTGTAATTTATTATGGATTAGTGGGTGCCATTCATGAAAAGCGttagtttctaaaatttcctaaaaaaaacaTGGTCTAATTCTAGttttcaatattcaaatcTCTTTAACAACTCCAGCATGCTCTTTATCTTTTGTCTAAAAACAAACTCTTCTTACATCATCTCCCTTAGATCGAAACACCTCGCAAAAAGGACCTACAAATGgatttaaattgcttttaaataatttattaatacaaccCATTTTgggtttgtttttattttacctattttagaaatttcaataCTATGCCATGGAACTGCTGCTGGTAACTCATTTTTACTATGTTGAATAGGCCAAAGTAACTGCAAAAGACCATCAGGTTGCAGAGCATTGCGACTCGATTTAAAAAAGCTAAAACAAAAGATATGTAAACGAAGACGAAAAAGTgggtcattttttttatcaaaatgtaATGGGAAACCAGAAAAACCGATTccaggtaaaataaaaataatacgattaaattcatgatgaaaaaaataattacgaagtTGAGCAGGATTGATACCGAAATGCACCTTCACTCCTTGAGACGTCAAAGCAAGATAATTTGGACGAAAATCATTTGGAATTTTATCTTCTGTTAAACAGCTTGTGACTTCAATAGAAGTCATTGGACTATTGAAATGAACACTTTCAAGAAAACAGGgtgtaaaagtaaaattatcaTCTCCTATCAAAAGAATACgcatttctttttccttgttCGTTCCCAACAAGCCTGTTGTTTCCTCCCGCGTTGTTGTCGGTGGCGAATGTGTTGATGCGTAACATGTGGCATCATTACCAATCCTTTCTTCACTTGAGCATGCCCCACCACTTTGATTCTTTATATGTAACAAATCATTATGGAATGGAGCATAACTATCTCTATTGCTTTGACTATGATTTGgtgtctacaaaaaaaaaatattttaaacgactATACACACGACTCAAAATCGtaactttacattttcatgtTGATTCATGAAGGAGTCTCCAGTATTTGTATTGACACAAATTGCTGAAACGTCTTCCCCGTTATTATCACTCATATATGTATTCATATGCTTCTTTCCTTAGCAACAACAATCAAAGTGATACTAAATTTCATCTACACGTATGGGATTCAAACTAATCGTTGACAAATAGATCAAAAATAcgaacgtatttttatacatttaatctTGTCACCACACTACTTGAAACTGACCCATTTCTTTATCACAGAATTGTATCACAGTAAACAAacctttttattcttttttatctcATCATTCTGTTGCacgttttcttattttataccaTTGCTTCACTTggtttcttgtttttttcttgtggCGTCATCAAGACACATATAACGttgatattatttcaaatctttCAAACATGCAACCATGCGTCACGCTTTTAGTCTCCCGactatttctttaattttcattttccatacTGGTCGGTATCCAAATCTCACTTCACGAATTTCTAGCgaactttattctttttcttactCCATTCTCTTATTTTTCGCCCTTCATATTAAACTCACTTATTCCTACACATTGAGTATCTTTTTAAATGCATTCTGAAATCCGGTGTATGAATGTTCATATGCTTCTTCtacttttatcaaataacactaatctaaattttacaaaaatgccTTCCATTAAGAAAAACtactttagaatttattttctcatcgATTTATTCCTCCAAAATCTTTCTTAATGCTTTACTCCAGTTCTGCTTGCACTTACTTCCTGGACAcactcaattttaaaaattgaaaacctaACCAAACTTTCATTTCAAACCCATTCTATATGAaaaacagtttgaaaaaaaattgttttagcCTAAAAgcaaaaagtttttaaataatttatatattttaattaacatgtACAAACAAATCTGtatcaaaactttttttttaaaacaaaaatattcctaaaTTAAATGAGAAATTGCTTCTTGTAAAACATACGAACAACACTTTATCAAAACTGtcct
Coding sequences within:
- the LOC128882934 gene encoding ras-related protein Rab6-like; protein product: MYDCFDPHYQATIGIDFLSKTIHLDNRTVRLQLWDTAGQERFRSLIPSYIRDSAAAVVVYDITNTASFLSTSSWIDSIRAERGTDVVIALVGNKCDEDKSRQVSKEDGLSQANQYNVLFMETSAKLGNQVEDLFMKMATELPQVEEQERQNTSLAVDIELAESTTHSEIKKSICFC